In Pararge aegeria chromosome 5, ilParAegt1.1, whole genome shotgun sequence, one DNA window encodes the following:
- the LOC120623826 gene encoding venom dipeptidyl peptidase 4-like isoform X1 — MAQENGNSSMEMGTSDQILVATKKSKKTTYAIGFVAMLVAIGVVITLVVVLSGNEGAESEPILTTEGPTFPTTIPTTTTSTTTTTTTTTTEAPTTQPPLPEIELEDIINGEYSSPSFNGTWTSGNEILFRNSNNDLVLYDVDTDSRTILIRNESQILQQSFRVTSLSADGNYVVLSYNEVSVYRHSFNARYTAIDRYSGQMINIVPPGVAAEDATLQNFVWGPSGTSLSFVYANNVYYQQSLTTPAQQLTTTGLENDICHGVPDWVYEEEVFGSNNAIWFSTDGAKLAYATFNDSEVRVMKIPHFGVPGSVEYQYTTHRDIRYPKPGTKNPSVMVTIRNIATNTDTKLNAPSDLEEPILKTVSFVGNDELAVMWTNRVQTALRIDLCTEATQLIPATCNAIYRYTEDDGWIDNIPLLFNTQGNAFITILPAEVGGVRYKQIVQVTKLSTSGLWSSSNRINTAHTVAEILLWTDDNVIWYKATGITDRAEQHIYTVTSDGQVSCFTCNIKRPDGKQCLYNDAVISTGSRITVNCAGPEIPQIYIYDKNGTLLTVWDDNSRVADLLALHTIPVTLHQTVTGIGQTEADVMIQVPSDYASRTNVPLLVYVYGGPDTALVTKQWTLDWGTSLVNRYGIAVARIDGRGSGLQGVETMFAVNRKLGTVEIEDQISVTRYLQQNLSWVDGNRTCIWGWSYGGYASSLALARGGDVFRCAIAVAPVVDWRYYDTIYTERYMDTPQNNVQGYLNSSLLTDEVVEAYRNKRYFLVHGTEDDNVHYQHAMLISRLLQRRDVYFHQMSYTDEDHGLGGVRPHLYHALEKFLKENMF, encoded by the exons ATGGCCCAAGAAAACGGCAACTCCTCCATGGAAATGGGAACCAGTGACCAG ATCCTGGTTGCTACAAAGAAGTCGAAGAAAACCACATATGCAATCGGCTTCGTAGCAATGTTGGTTGCGATTGGTGTTGTTATTACCCTCGTGGTGGTGCTCTCCGGGAACGAGGGAGCTGAATCTGAACCAATCTTAACAACCGAGGGGCCCACTTTTCCAACAACAATACCGACAACGACCACTTCAACGACCACAACAACCACCACAACTACAACAGAAGCGCCTACAACACAGCCTCCGCTGCCGGAAATAGAACTTGAAGATATTATTAATGGAGAATATTCTTCGCCTTCTTTCAACGGAACTTGGACTTCAG GAAACGAAATATTATTCAGGAATAGCAATAACGACTTGGTGCTATACGATGTTGACACCGATAGCCGGACGATTCTTATCAGGAACGAATCTCAG atATTGCAACAATCATTCCGTGTGACATCATTATCCGCTGATGGGAACTATGTGGTGCTTTCTTATAACGAAGTTTCG GTATACAGACATAGTTTCAACGCTCGATACACGGCTATCGACCGCTACTCTGGACAAATGATCAACATTGTCCCTCCAGGAGTGGCAGCAGAGGACGCGACCCTACAGAACTTTGTTTGGGGACCTTCAGGAACTTCTTTGTCATTCGTCTACGCCAACAATGTATACTACCAACAGAGTTTAACTACCCCAGCGCAGCAGTTGACGACAACGGGTCTAGAAAATGATATTTGCCATGGAGTTCCTGATTGGGTATACGAGG AGGAGGTGTTTGGTTCCAACAATGCAATTTGGTTCTCGACTGATGGTGCTAAGTTGGCGTACGCAACGTTTAACGATTCTGAAGTCCGCGTGATGAAGATCCCTCACTTCGGAGTTCCTGGATCTGTCGAGTATCAATATACCACGCACCGAGATATTCGTTATCCCAAG ccTGGCACTAAAAATCCATCAGTGATGGTCACTATTCGGAACATCGCGACTAACActgatacaaaattaaatgcGCCATCTGATCTTGAAGA ACCAATTTTGAAAACCGTATCATTTGTCGGGAACGACGAACTTGCTGTCATGTGGACCAATAGAGTTCAGACAGCATTGAGAATCGATCTATGCACGGAAGCAACTCAATTAATACCAGCCACTTGCAATGCG ATCTACAGGTATACTGAAGATGATGGATGGATTGACAACATTCCTCTGCTATTCAATACGCAAGGAAATGCTTTTATCACCATTTTGCCAGCG GAAGTGGGCGGTGTTCGTTACAAGCAAATTGTGCAAGTAACAAAGTTGTCAACTTCCGGTTTATGGAGTTCATCGAATCGCATCAACACTGCTCACACCGTTGCTGAAATTTTGCTATGGACTGATGATAATgttat TTGGTACAAAGCGACCGGTATAACAGACAGGGCTGAGCAACACATTTACACTGTGACCTCTGATGGACAAGTGTCTTGCTTTACTTGTAACATCAAACGACCCGACGGCAAACAATGTTTGTACAATGACGCAGTTATTAGCACCGGTTCCCGTATCACTGTCAACTGTGCTGGACCGGAGATACCACAGATCTACATCTACGATAAG AATGGTACTTTATTAACAGTATGGGATGACAACTCGAGAGTAGCAGATTTGTTGGCCTTACACACTATACCAGTGACATTACATCAAACGGTTACCGGCATTGGTCAGACTGAAGCTGATGTGATGATCCAGGTGCCATCGGACTATGCATCCCGCACTAATGTACCGCTTTTAGTTTATGT TTATGGAGGTCCGGACACGGCGCTGGTCACGAAGCAATGGACTCTTGACTGGGGCACATCTCTGGTCAATCGCTACGGCATTGCAGTTGCACGTATCGACGGGCGAGGCTCTGGCTTGCAAGGAGTCGAAACTATGTTTGCTGTGAACAGGAAACTTGGAACAGTTGAAATTGAAGACCAGATTTCTGTTACCAG ATACCTCCAGCAGAACCTGAGCTGGGTTGACGGTAACCGCACCTGCATCTGGGGCTGGTCATACGGAGGTTACGCTTCTTCTCTAGCGTTGGCTCGCGGAGGTGATGTGTTCAGATGCGCTATTGCTGTCGCACCGGTGGTTGACTGGCGATACTACG ACACCATCTACACGGAGAGGTATATGGACACTCCACAAAACAATGTTCAAGGCTACTTGAACTCCTCGCTCTTGACTGACGAAGTG GTGGAGGCATACAGAAACAAGCGCTACTTCCTTGTGCACGGCACAGAAGATGACAACGTGCACTACCAGCACGCCATGTTGATATCCAGACTGCTGCAGAGGCGAGATGTCTACTTCCATCAAATG
- the LOC120623826 gene encoding venom dipeptidyl peptidase 4-like isoform X2 — MLVAIGVVITLVVVLSGNEGAESEPILTTEGPTFPTTIPTTTTSTTTTTTTTTTEAPTTQPPLPEIELEDIINGEYSSPSFNGTWTSGNEILFRNSNNDLVLYDVDTDSRTILIRNESQILQQSFRVTSLSADGNYVVLSYNEVSVYRHSFNARYTAIDRYSGQMINIVPPGVAAEDATLQNFVWGPSGTSLSFVYANNVYYQQSLTTPAQQLTTTGLENDICHGVPDWVYEEEVFGSNNAIWFSTDGAKLAYATFNDSEVRVMKIPHFGVPGSVEYQYTTHRDIRYPKPGTKNPSVMVTIRNIATNTDTKLNAPSDLEEPILKTVSFVGNDELAVMWTNRVQTALRIDLCTEATQLIPATCNAIYRYTEDDGWIDNIPLLFNTQGNAFITILPAEVGGVRYKQIVQVTKLSTSGLWSSSNRINTAHTVAEILLWTDDNVIWYKATGITDRAEQHIYTVTSDGQVSCFTCNIKRPDGKQCLYNDAVISTGSRITVNCAGPEIPQIYIYDKNGTLLTVWDDNSRVADLLALHTIPVTLHQTVTGIGQTEADVMIQVPSDYASRTNVPLLVYVYGGPDTALVTKQWTLDWGTSLVNRYGIAVARIDGRGSGLQGVETMFAVNRKLGTVEIEDQISVTRYLQQNLSWVDGNRTCIWGWSYGGYASSLALARGGDVFRCAIAVAPVVDWRYYDTIYTERYMDTPQNNVQGYLNSSLLTDEVVEAYRNKRYFLVHGTEDDNVHYQHAMLISRLLQRRDVYFHQMSYTDEDHGLGGVRPHLYHALEKFLKENMF, encoded by the exons ATGTTGGTTGCGATTGGTGTTGTTATTACCCTCGTGGTGGTGCTCTCCGGGAACGAGGGAGCTGAATCTGAACCAATCTTAACAACCGAGGGGCCCACTTTTCCAACAACAATACCGACAACGACCACTTCAACGACCACAACAACCACCACAACTACAACAGAAGCGCCTACAACACAGCCTCCGCTGCCGGAAATAGAACTTGAAGATATTATTAATGGAGAATATTCTTCGCCTTCTTTCAACGGAACTTGGACTTCAG GAAACGAAATATTATTCAGGAATAGCAATAACGACTTGGTGCTATACGATGTTGACACCGATAGCCGGACGATTCTTATCAGGAACGAATCTCAG atATTGCAACAATCATTCCGTGTGACATCATTATCCGCTGATGGGAACTATGTGGTGCTTTCTTATAACGAAGTTTCG GTATACAGACATAGTTTCAACGCTCGATACACGGCTATCGACCGCTACTCTGGACAAATGATCAACATTGTCCCTCCAGGAGTGGCAGCAGAGGACGCGACCCTACAGAACTTTGTTTGGGGACCTTCAGGAACTTCTTTGTCATTCGTCTACGCCAACAATGTATACTACCAACAGAGTTTAACTACCCCAGCGCAGCAGTTGACGACAACGGGTCTAGAAAATGATATTTGCCATGGAGTTCCTGATTGGGTATACGAGG AGGAGGTGTTTGGTTCCAACAATGCAATTTGGTTCTCGACTGATGGTGCTAAGTTGGCGTACGCAACGTTTAACGATTCTGAAGTCCGCGTGATGAAGATCCCTCACTTCGGAGTTCCTGGATCTGTCGAGTATCAATATACCACGCACCGAGATATTCGTTATCCCAAG ccTGGCACTAAAAATCCATCAGTGATGGTCACTATTCGGAACATCGCGACTAACActgatacaaaattaaatgcGCCATCTGATCTTGAAGA ACCAATTTTGAAAACCGTATCATTTGTCGGGAACGACGAACTTGCTGTCATGTGGACCAATAGAGTTCAGACAGCATTGAGAATCGATCTATGCACGGAAGCAACTCAATTAATACCAGCCACTTGCAATGCG ATCTACAGGTATACTGAAGATGATGGATGGATTGACAACATTCCTCTGCTATTCAATACGCAAGGAAATGCTTTTATCACCATTTTGCCAGCG GAAGTGGGCGGTGTTCGTTACAAGCAAATTGTGCAAGTAACAAAGTTGTCAACTTCCGGTTTATGGAGTTCATCGAATCGCATCAACACTGCTCACACCGTTGCTGAAATTTTGCTATGGACTGATGATAATgttat TTGGTACAAAGCGACCGGTATAACAGACAGGGCTGAGCAACACATTTACACTGTGACCTCTGATGGACAAGTGTCTTGCTTTACTTGTAACATCAAACGACCCGACGGCAAACAATGTTTGTACAATGACGCAGTTATTAGCACCGGTTCCCGTATCACTGTCAACTGTGCTGGACCGGAGATACCACAGATCTACATCTACGATAAG AATGGTACTTTATTAACAGTATGGGATGACAACTCGAGAGTAGCAGATTTGTTGGCCTTACACACTATACCAGTGACATTACATCAAACGGTTACCGGCATTGGTCAGACTGAAGCTGATGTGATGATCCAGGTGCCATCGGACTATGCATCCCGCACTAATGTACCGCTTTTAGTTTATGT TTATGGAGGTCCGGACACGGCGCTGGTCACGAAGCAATGGACTCTTGACTGGGGCACATCTCTGGTCAATCGCTACGGCATTGCAGTTGCACGTATCGACGGGCGAGGCTCTGGCTTGCAAGGAGTCGAAACTATGTTTGCTGTGAACAGGAAACTTGGAACAGTTGAAATTGAAGACCAGATTTCTGTTACCAG ATACCTCCAGCAGAACCTGAGCTGGGTTGACGGTAACCGCACCTGCATCTGGGGCTGGTCATACGGAGGTTACGCTTCTTCTCTAGCGTTGGCTCGCGGAGGTGATGTGTTCAGATGCGCTATTGCTGTCGCACCGGTGGTTGACTGGCGATACTACG ACACCATCTACACGGAGAGGTATATGGACACTCCACAAAACAATGTTCAAGGCTACTTGAACTCCTCGCTCTTGACTGACGAAGTG GTGGAGGCATACAGAAACAAGCGCTACTTCCTTGTGCACGGCACAGAAGATGACAACGTGCACTACCAGCACGCCATGTTGATATCCAGACTGCTGCAGAGGCGAGATGTCTACTTCCATCAAATG